From one Pseudopipra pipra isolate bDixPip1 chromosome 2, bDixPip1.hap1, whole genome shotgun sequence genomic stretch:
- the LPCAT3 gene encoding lysophospholipid acyltransferase 5 isoform X1, whose amino-acid sequence MAVAAAGWSLARLAEALGSSEQALRLILSILMGYPFALFQRYFLFQKETYLIHLYNVFTGLSIAYFNFGMQFFHSLICVLIQFLILRLMGRTITAVFTTFFFQMTYLMAGYYFTATEHYDIKWTMPHCVLTLKLIGLAIDYYDGGKDPEFLTPEQRRFAVRGVPTFLEVSGFSYFYGAFMVGPQFSMTDYQKLARGEMTDVPGQRPNSFVPALKRLSLGLVFLVTYTLSSLYVYDEYLISDDYMEKPFWFRCGYILIWGKIILYKYVTCWLVTEGVCILVGLGYNGKDQNGKPLWNACANMKVWLYETTPLFTGTIASFNINTNAWVARYIFKRLKFLGNKLLSQALALFFLAIWHGLHSGYLVCFQMELLIVIVERQFINLVRDSPPLSTLASITLLRPIFYVLQQTNHWMFMGYSLVPFCLFTWDKWMKVYRSIYFFGHVLFFTLLLVLPYIRRLIVPRKEKLKRAE is encoded by the exons GATATCCTTTTGCCTTGTTCCAGCGCTATTTCCTCTTCCAGAAGGAGACCTACCTCATTCATCTCTACAATGTGTTCACAGGACTCTCAATTGCTTACTTCAATTTTG GGATGCAGTTTTTTCATTCCCTGATATGTGTCCTAATCCAGTTCCTCATACTGAGACTAATGGGTCGCACAATCACTGCCGTCTTCACCACGTTCTTCTTTCAGATG ACATACCTTATGGCTGGATATTACTTCACAGCCACAGAACATTATGACATCAAGTGGACAATGCCACATTGTGTCTTGACACTAAAGTTAATTG GTCTGGCCATCGATTACTATGATGGAGGAAAAGATCCG GAGTTCCTGACCCCTGAGCAGCGGCGATTTGCTGTCCGGGGAGTTCCTACCTTCCTGGAGGTCTCAGGATTCTCCTATTTCTATGGTGCCTTCATGGTTGGGCCTCAGTTCTCCATGACAGACTATCAGAAATTGGCAAGGGGTGAGATGACTGACGTCCCAGGCCAGAGACCCAATAG ttttgTGCCTGCTCTCAAGCGCCTGAGTTTGGGTCTTGTGTTTCTAGTAACCTATACCTTATCAAGTCTGTATGTCTATGATGAATACCTCATCTCAGATGACTATATG GAGAAGCCTTTCTGGTTCCGTTGTGGTTACATATTGATCTGGGGCAAAATTATACTCTACAAATACGTAACTTGCTGGCTTGTTACG GAAGGTGTCTGCATCCTTGTTGGTCTGGGGTACAATGGGAAGGACCAGAATGGAAAGCCTTTGTGGAATGCCTGTGCCAACATGAAGGTCTGGCTGTATGAGACAACACCTTTGTTCACAGGGACCATTGCTTCTTTCAACATCAACACCAATGCTTGGGTAGCCCG CTACATCTTCAAGCGTCTGAAGTTCCTGGGTAACAAACTGCTGTCACAGGCACTGGCCCTCTTCTTCCTGGCCATTTGGCATGGGCTGCACTCTGGCTACCTGGTGTGCTTTCAAATGGAGTTGCTGATAGTCATCGTTGAAAGACAG tTCATAAACCTTGTTCGGGACAGTCCTCCCCTAAGCACTTTGGCCTCCATCACTCTCTTGCGGCCCATCTTCTACGTGCTGCAGCAGACTAATCACTGGATGTTTATGGGTTACTCTCTGGTGCCATTTTGCCTTTTCACCTGGGACAAATGGATGAAG GTGTACAGGTCTATTTATTTCTTTGGCCATGTGTTGTTCTTCACCTTACTGTTGGTGTTGCCTTACATTCGCAGATTAATTGTGCCACgaaaagaaaagctaaaaagaGCAGAATAA
- the PHB2 gene encoding prohibitin-2 → MAQNLKDLAGRLPAGPRGVGTALKLLLGAGALAYGVRESVFIVEGGQRAIFFNRIGGVQQDTILAEGLHFRIPWFQYPIIYDIRARPRKISSPTGSKDLQMVNISLRVLTRPNAAELPSMYQRLGLDYEERVLPSIVNEVLKSVVAKFNASQLITQRAQVSLLIRRELTERAKDFSLILDDVAITELSFSREYTAAVEAKQVAQQEAQRAQFLVEKAKQEQKQKIVQAEGEATAAKMLGEALSRNPGYIKLRKIRAAQNISKTIAASQNRVYLTADNLVLNLQDEGFTR, encoded by the exons aTGGCGCAGAACCTGAAGGACCTGGCGGGGCGGCTGccggccgggccccgcggcgTCGGCACCGCGCTCAAGCTGCTGCTGGGCGCCGGCGCCCTGGCCTACGGCGTGCGCGAGTCCGTGTTCATCG TGGAGGGCGGCCAGCGCGCCATCTTCTTCAACCGCATCGGCGGCGTGCAGCAGGACACCATCCTGGCCGAGGGGCTGCACTTCAG GATTCCCTGGTTCCAGTATCCCATCATCTACGACATCCGAGCGCGCCCGCGGAAAATTTCCTCCCCCACCGGCTCCAAAG ACCTGCAGATGGTGAACATCTCCCTGCGGGTGCTGACGCGCCCCAACGCGGCTGAGCTGCCCAGCATGTACCAGCGCCTGGGGCTGGACTATGAGGAGCGGGTCCTGCCCTCCATCGTCAACGAGGTGCTCAAGAGCGTTGTGGCCAAGTTCAACGCCTCCCAGCTCATCACACAGAGAGCACAG gtgtccctgctcattagGCGAGAACTGACAGAGAGAGCCAAGGATTTCAGCCTCATCCTGGATGATGTGGCTATCACAGAGCTTAGTTTCAGTCGTGAATacacagcagctgtggaggCTAAGCAAGTGG cccagcaggaggCACAGCGCGCCCAGTTCCTGGTGGAGAAGGCCAAGCAGGAGCAGAAGCAGAAGATAGTTCAGGCTGAGGGGGAAGCGACAGCTGCCAAGATG CTTGGGGAAGCTCTCAGCAGGAATCCAGGCTACATCAAGCTACGTAAGATCCGAGCTGCTCAAAACATCTCAAAAACG ATTGCTGCCTCACAAAACCGTGTGTATCTCACAGCAGATAACTTGGTACTGAACCTGCAGGATGAGGGCTTCACCAGGTAA
- the EMG1 gene encoding ribosomal RNA small subunit methyltransferase NEP1, whose product MAAPRRPRGDAQGGEKDEGLPLEAKRPRGQRRLLVVLEGASLETVKVGKTFELLNCDKHKALLLRIGRDPGEVRPDITHQSLLMLMDSPLNRAGLLQVYIHTQKNVLIEVNPQTRIPRTFDRFCGLMVQLLHKLSVRAADGPQKLLKVIKNPVSDHLPVGCMKIGTSFAASKVTDLRELVPAAEPVAIVVGAFAHGSVNVDYTEKMVSISNYPLSAALTCAKITTAFEEVWGVV is encoded by the exons ATGGCGGCGCCCAGGCGGCCACGTGGGGACGCGCAGGGGGGTGAGAAGGATGAAGGGCTCCCGCTGGAAGCGAAGCGGCCCCGCGGCCAGCGGCGGCtcctggtggtgctggaggGGGCGAGTCTGGAGACTGTGAAG GTGGGGAAGACATTCGAGCTGCTCAACTGCGACAAGCACAAGGCGCTGCTGCTGCGGATCGGCCGGGACCCCGGAGAAGTGCGGCCCGACATCACCCACCAG AGTCTCCTGATGCTCATGGACAGCCCCTTGAATCGGGCTGGTCTCCTGCAGGTTTATATCCATACCCAGAAGAACGTTCTAATTGAAGTCAATCCCCAAACCAGAATCCCAAGAACTTTTGATCGGTTCTGTGGTCTTATGG TTCAGCTGCTGCATAAGCTCAGTGTTCGAGCAGCTGATGGGCctcagaagctgctgaag gTGATTAAGAATCCAGTCAGTGACCATCTGCCCGTGGGCTGTATGAAGATTGGTACCTCCTTTGCAGCGTCAAAAGTGACGGATCTGCGTGAGCTGGTTCCTGCAGCGGAGCCAGTTGCCATTGTAGTGGGAGCTTTTGCCCACGGTTCG GTCAATGTTGACTATACAGAAAAGATGGTCTCCATCAGCAACTATCCCCTCTCTGCTGCCCTGACGTGTGCTAAAATTACTACTGCCTTTGAGGAAGTCTGGGGAGTAGtatga
- the LPCAT3 gene encoding lysophospholipid acyltransferase 5 isoform X2 produces the protein MQFFHSLICVLIQFLILRLMGRTITAVFTTFFFQMTYLMAGYYFTATEHYDIKWTMPHCVLTLKLIGLAIDYYDGGKDPEFLTPEQRRFAVRGVPTFLEVSGFSYFYGAFMVGPQFSMTDYQKLARGEMTDVPGQRPNSFVPALKRLSLGLVFLVTYTLSSLYVYDEYLISDDYMEKPFWFRCGYILIWGKIILYKYVTCWLVTEGVCILVGLGYNGKDQNGKPLWNACANMKVWLYETTPLFTGTIASFNINTNAWVARYIFKRLKFLGNKLLSQALALFFLAIWHGLHSGYLVCFQMELLIVIVERQFINLVRDSPPLSTLASITLLRPIFYVLQQTNHWMFMGYSLVPFCLFTWDKWMKVYRSIYFFGHVLFFTLLLVLPYIRRLIVPRKEKLKRAE, from the exons ATGCAGTTTTTTCATTCCCTGATATGTGTCCTAATCCAGTTCCTCATACTGAGACTAATGGGTCGCACAATCACTGCCGTCTTCACCACGTTCTTCTTTCAGATG ACATACCTTATGGCTGGATATTACTTCACAGCCACAGAACATTATGACATCAAGTGGACAATGCCACATTGTGTCTTGACACTAAAGTTAATTG GTCTGGCCATCGATTACTATGATGGAGGAAAAGATCCG GAGTTCCTGACCCCTGAGCAGCGGCGATTTGCTGTCCGGGGAGTTCCTACCTTCCTGGAGGTCTCAGGATTCTCCTATTTCTATGGTGCCTTCATGGTTGGGCCTCAGTTCTCCATGACAGACTATCAGAAATTGGCAAGGGGTGAGATGACTGACGTCCCAGGCCAGAGACCCAATAG ttttgTGCCTGCTCTCAAGCGCCTGAGTTTGGGTCTTGTGTTTCTAGTAACCTATACCTTATCAAGTCTGTATGTCTATGATGAATACCTCATCTCAGATGACTATATG GAGAAGCCTTTCTGGTTCCGTTGTGGTTACATATTGATCTGGGGCAAAATTATACTCTACAAATACGTAACTTGCTGGCTTGTTACG GAAGGTGTCTGCATCCTTGTTGGTCTGGGGTACAATGGGAAGGACCAGAATGGAAAGCCTTTGTGGAATGCCTGTGCCAACATGAAGGTCTGGCTGTATGAGACAACACCTTTGTTCACAGGGACCATTGCTTCTTTCAACATCAACACCAATGCTTGGGTAGCCCG CTACATCTTCAAGCGTCTGAAGTTCCTGGGTAACAAACTGCTGTCACAGGCACTGGCCCTCTTCTTCCTGGCCATTTGGCATGGGCTGCACTCTGGCTACCTGGTGTGCTTTCAAATGGAGTTGCTGATAGTCATCGTTGAAAGACAG tTCATAAACCTTGTTCGGGACAGTCCTCCCCTAAGCACTTTGGCCTCCATCACTCTCTTGCGGCCCATCTTCTACGTGCTGCAGCAGACTAATCACTGGATGTTTATGGGTTACTCTCTGGTGCCATTTTGCCTTTTCACCTGGGACAAATGGATGAAG GTGTACAGGTCTATTTATTTCTTTGGCCATGTGTTGTTCTTCACCTTACTGTTGGTGTTGCCTTACATTCGCAGATTAATTGTGCCACgaaaagaaaagctaaaaagaGCAGAATAA